The proteins below are encoded in one region of Equus przewalskii isolate Varuska chromosome 1, EquPr2, whole genome shotgun sequence:
- the LOC103547380 gene encoding pancreatic triacylglycerol lipase, with product MLRIWTLSLLLGAVVGNEVCYERLGCFSDDSPWAGIVERPLKILPWSPEKVNTRFLLYTNENPDNFQEIVADPSTIQSSNFNTGRKTRFIIHGFIDKGEESWLSTMCQNMFKVESVNCICVDWKSGSRTAYSQASQNVRIVGAEVAYLVGVLQSSFDYSPSNVHIIGHSLGSHAAGEAGRRTNGAVGRITGLDPAEPCFQGTPELVRLDPSDAQFVDVIHTDIAPFIPNLGFGMSQTAGHLDFFPNGGKEMPGCQKNVLSQIVDIDGIWQGTRDFAACNHLRSYKYYTDSILNPDGFAGFSCASYSDFTANKCFPCSSEGCPQMGHYADRFPGRTKGVGQLFYLNTGDASNFARWRYRVDVTLSGKKVTGHVLVSLFGNKGNSRQYEIFQGTLKPDNTYSNEFDSDVEVGDLEKVKFIWYNNVINLTLPKVGASKITVERNDGSVFNFCSEETVREDVLLTLTAC from the exons atGCTGCGAATCTGGACACTTTCGCTGCTGCTGGGAGCAGTAGTag GAAACGAAGTTTGCTATGAGAGACTCGGCTGCTTCAGTGACGATTCGCCGTGGGCCGGGATTGTGGAAAGACCTCTCAAAATATTGCCCTGGTCTCCAGAAAAGGTCAACACCCGCTTCCTCCTGTACACTAACGAGAACCCAGACAACTTTCAA GAAATCGTTGCAGATCCTTCAACTATCCAGAGCTCCAATTTCAACACAGGTAGAAAAACCCGCTTTATTATTCATGGATTCATAGACAAGGGAGAAGAAAGCTGGCtgtccactatgtgccag AACATGTTTAAGGTGGAAAGTGTGAACTGTATCTGTGTGGACTGGAAAAGTGGCTCCCGCACCGCATACTCACAGGCTTCACAGAACGTCCGGATTGTGGGGGCAGAAGTGGCATATCTTGTTGGAGTTCTTCAG TCATCATTCGACTACTCTCCTTCCAACGTCCACATCATTGGCCATAGCCTGGGTTCTCACGCTGCTGGGGAGGCTGGAAGGAGGACCAATGGGGCCGTTGGACGGATCACAG GGTTGGATCCAGCTGAACCTTGCTTTCAGGGCACACCCGAATTAGTCCGATTGGACCCCAGCGATGCCCAATTTGTGGATGTAATTCACACAGACATTGCCCCCTTCATCCCCAACTTGG ggTTTGGAATGAGCCAAACTGCAGGCCACCTGGATTTCTTTccaaatggaggaaaagaaatgcCCGGATGTCAAAAGAACGTTCTCTCTCAGATTGTTGACATAGACGGGATCTGGCAAG GAACTCGTGACTTTGCGGCCTGTAATCACTTAAGAAGCTACAAGTATTACACTGATAGCATCCTCAACCCTGATGGCTTTGCTGGATTCTCTTGTGCCTCTTACAGTGATTTCACTGCA aaCAAGTGCTTCCCCTGTTCAAGTGAAGGCTGCCCACAGATGGGTCATTATGCTGATAGATTTCCTGGGAGAACAAAAGGAGTGGGCCAGCTATTTTATCTAAACACCGGTGATGCCAGCAATTTTGCCC GTTGGAGGTATAGGGTAGATGTCACACTGTCTGGAAAGAAGGTTACAGGACACGTGCTAGTTTCTTTGTTTGGAAATAAAGGGAACTCTAGGCAGTATGAAATTTTCCA GGGCACTCTCAAACCAGACAATACTTATTCCAATGAATTTGACTCAGATGTGGAAGTTGGAGATTTGGAGAAGGTTAAATTTATTTGGTACAACAATGTGATCAACCTAACTCTACCCAAAGTAGGAGCATCCAAGATCACAGTGGAAAGAAACGATGGAAGTGT GTTCAACTTCTGTAGTGAAGAAACCGTGAGGGAAGATGTTCTGCTCACTCTCACTGCGTGTTAG